One window of the Pseudomonas sihuiensis genome contains the following:
- a CDS encoding lipid II flippase MurJ, whose protein sequence is MLGSTLWLTLATLIGLAAGFAREWLLIDAWGASLRSDAFLVALFLPEAVRMALATGLFSSAALPLYQERDAAQREAWLSALTGRVLGCALLITVLFHVAAPLWVMLIGPGLSDEGRMLAMQSLQVLAWCVPGFMLHALLCIPLQAHARFVLAGLGSLLFNLPPVIYLAVMGEQATPSGLASSCLLGSWLMPMALLPAMRGMGWRPWRFQADRDCGQQLLRRLGPLLASTMASQGLALLERMIASLLGEGAVTWLNFARKLINLPMVALMSLNQVLLGLMGGKSEQERLALLRRGTAMATLLTVPVAVGLVGAAEPLIQLLLPSQASGGVLAALLGWLGLTLLFAAWNALLARYAYAAGDTRLPLACELSGNALNVVFLMILPWILGLKGIALAALLGVLLTGFLLMCKQRLLGSLDWKRQWGLGLAMPALALLIPLSVPLGWWQLGSTIVISGLLMVLLAAWLRPWRAA, encoded by the coding sequence ATGCTCGGTTCCACGCTCTGGCTGACGCTGGCCACGTTGATTGGCCTTGCGGCGGGTTTCGCCCGTGAATGGCTGCTGATCGACGCCTGGGGCGCCAGTTTGCGTAGCGACGCGTTCCTCGTCGCGTTGTTTTTGCCCGAGGCGGTGCGCATGGCACTTGCCACCGGGCTGTTCAGCTCGGCGGCGTTACCGCTGTATCAAGAGCGCGACGCTGCCCAGCGCGAGGCATGGCTATCGGCGCTGACCGGGCGGGTATTGGGCTGTGCCTTGCTGATAACCGTGCTGTTTCATGTCGCGGCGCCCTTGTGGGTCATGCTGATTGGCCCCGGCTTGTCCGACGAAGGGCGCATGCTGGCCATGCAGAGCCTGCAAGTGCTGGCCTGGTGCGTGCCGGGTTTCATGCTTCATGCGCTGCTTTGCATTCCCCTTCAGGCGCATGCCCGCTTCGTGCTGGCTGGCCTTGGCTCCCTGCTCTTCAATCTGCCGCCGGTGATCTATCTCGCCGTGATGGGGGAGCAGGCGACGCCTTCAGGATTGGCGAGCAGTTGTCTGCTCGGCAGCTGGCTCATGCCCATGGCGCTGCTTCCAGCCATGCGCGGCATGGGATGGCGACCCTGGCGTTTCCAGGCTGACAGAGATTGCGGTCAACAGTTGCTGAGACGACTTGGGCCTCTGCTGGCCAGCACCATGGCCAGCCAGGGACTGGCATTGCTGGAAAGAATGATCGCTTCGCTGCTGGGGGAGGGCGCGGTAACCTGGCTGAACTTTGCACGTAAGCTCATCAATCTGCCGATGGTCGCGCTGATGAGCCTCAATCAGGTTCTGTTGGGGCTGATGGGCGGCAAGTCGGAGCAGGAACGCTTGGCTCTATTGCGCCGGGGTACCGCTATGGCGACCTTGCTGACCGTCCCTGTTGCTGTTGGTCTGGTGGGCGCTGCAGAGCCTCTGATCCAACTGCTGCTTCCTAGCCAAGCCAGTGGGGGCGTGTTGGCCGCTTTGCTTGGTTGGTTGGGGCTGACGCTACTGTTCGCAGCCTGGAATGCATTGCTGGCGCGCTACGCCTATGCAGCCGGCGACACACGTTTGCCTCTGGCCTGCGAACTGAGCGGCAATGCTCTCAATGTGGTGTTCCTGATGATCCTGCCGTGGATCTTAGGACTCAAGGGAATTGCCCTTGCAGCATTGCTCGGCGTGCTGCTGACGGGGTTCTTGCTGATGTGTAAGCAGCGTTTGCTGGGCAGCCTGGATTGGAAGAGGCAGTGGGGCTTGGGGCTGGCAATGCCTGCGTTGGCGCTGCTGATTCCACTGAGCGTGCCGCTGGGCTGGTGGCAGCTTGGTTCCACGATCGTCATCTCTGGACTGCTGATGGTCTTGCTAGCAGCTTGGCTCAGACCCTGGCGAGCCGCCTAG
- a CDS encoding O-antigen ligase family protein has product MTSSFGMPIALISGLVFGVLLWFMSPLKVVVLIVAMVIGLNLLRRPLLGLLLFGLIANFLPYSTINVGVRTTVSELLILVIWACVLFQGIFEGTTQARKGGTTERYVLALILFSAFPFVVGQVMVQAQGNGVANWVRWMANVSLIFLAMRLLRDEGARESMVQALLFGALAMLMLSLPIFLAERSAVALNPLLTKLGYATLEEVIGDTSGAVFLRMGSPWIHPNTLGGAMALLLPLAFCYGITRIGWRRLLGLSVGVTGIIALLLSGSRGALLSLGVVLIWLAIRRVPYTGRLLMCGIAFSALLVLSYPPLQDRVIAMFDVSDASTSMRFTEYSNFPRAMATYPLGIGFKVEPPVPGTDLHGISNLWLNIVYKLGLPGMFLFIAATWSWWRETRPSGKRTDLTADNAVWLGTTSGLMAALFSGIFDHYFSFQPVLVGLFWLMIGLNLLESRRLRSGAPMLSENASPHLS; this is encoded by the coding sequence ATGACATCGTCCTTTGGGATGCCGATAGCGTTGATCTCGGGGCTGGTGTTTGGCGTCCTGCTTTGGTTCATGTCGCCGCTGAAGGTCGTGGTGCTGATCGTCGCCATGGTCATTGGCCTCAATCTTCTGCGCCGCCCATTGCTGGGCTTGCTGTTGTTCGGGCTGATCGCCAATTTCCTGCCTTACTCGACCATCAACGTGGGTGTACGCACGACCGTCTCGGAGTTGCTCATCCTGGTCATCTGGGCCTGCGTGCTGTTTCAGGGCATCTTCGAAGGCACCACCCAGGCTCGTAAGGGCGGGACAACGGAGCGATACGTCCTGGCGTTGATCCTGTTCAGCGCCTTCCCTTTCGTAGTCGGCCAGGTGATGGTTCAAGCCCAGGGTAATGGCGTTGCCAACTGGGTACGCTGGATGGCCAACGTGTCGCTGATTTTTCTGGCAATGCGCCTGCTGCGCGATGAGGGGGCGAGAGAGTCGATGGTGCAGGCACTGCTGTTCGGTGCCTTGGCGATGCTGATGCTTTCCTTGCCCATCTTCCTGGCCGAGCGTTCTGCGGTGGCGCTTAATCCGCTGCTGACCAAACTGGGTTATGCGACTCTGGAGGAGGTGATTGGCGATACCTCCGGCGCTGTATTCCTGCGTATGGGCTCGCCCTGGATTCACCCCAATACGCTGGGTGGTGCCATGGCCCTGCTCCTGCCTCTGGCCTTCTGCTATGGCATCACCCGGATCGGCTGGCGTCGCCTGCTGGGCTTGTCCGTTGGGGTGACGGGTATCATCGCGCTGTTGCTCAGTGGCTCGCGCGGTGCGCTACTGAGCCTCGGTGTGGTGTTGATCTGGCTGGCGATTCGTCGCGTGCCTTATACCGGCCGCCTGTTGATGTGTGGTATCGCCTTCAGCGCGCTGCTGGTGCTGTCCTACCCGCCATTGCAGGATCGCGTTATCGCCATGTTCGATGTCAGCGATGCCAGTACCTCCATGCGTTTTACCGAATATTCCAACTTCCCGCGGGCCATGGCCACTTATCCGCTGGGTATCGGTTTCAAGGTGGAACCGCCGGTTCCTGGGACTGACTTGCACGGCATATCCAACCTGTGGCTGAACATCGTCTACAAGCTGGGCCTGCCTGGTATGTTCCTGTTCATCGCCGCGACCTGGAGTTGGTGGCGGGAGACACGGCCGAGTGGCAAACGAACCGACCTGACTGCGGATAATGCGGTCTGGCTCGGCACTACCTCAGGTCTGATGGCTGCGTTGTTCAGCGGTATCTTCGATCATTACTTCAGCTTCCAGCCGGTTCTGGTCGGTTTGTTCTGGCTGATGATCGGATTGAATCTGCTGGAGTCCCGGCGCTTGCGATCAGGCGCGCCGATGCTCTCTGAAAACGCCTCGCCACACCTATCGTGA
- a CDS encoding glycosyltransferase family 4 protein has translation MRVGLDYRPGISNPHNGIGRQNLALAKVLEELPGVDLHLFTPAPLDHPLRATAHCPTWDSTVDGQHRLPRRLRFELGYMPWALRRAGIDVHISTFNMGLPLPPRPSGVRYVLQLHDLFQLHLKNHHATWLRETVYRISDNLSIRYSVNVADRIWTPSQYSADEVARVFPSAAPKVRVLSNLVPSSTLEPMLPEQPLPSRFWLLVGTREPRKNIAWFIEHWHKARLTDPAIPDLVLVGGGEFVAPQQRELPGVHLMPTLGDAELQGLYGAAERLWHPSYAEGFGLPVIEAMAVGTPVAVASGTSLDEIVPEGTPRFSPYDAAAVIELMHRLARPDEPDRQVLRDWARRYAEQPYRARVAELLQELQS, from the coding sequence ATGCGAGTAGGTCTGGATTACCGGCCTGGTATCAGCAACCCGCACAACGGCATCGGTCGCCAGAACCTGGCTCTGGCCAAGGTGCTGGAAGAGCTGCCGGGTGTCGATCTGCATCTGTTCACGCCTGCCCCGTTGGATCATCCGTTGCGTGCAACCGCGCACTGCCCGACCTGGGATAGCACGGTCGATGGCCAGCATCGTCTGCCGCGCCGCTTGCGTTTCGAACTGGGTTACATGCCCTGGGCGCTGCGGCGAGCGGGTATCGACGTGCATATCAGTACCTTCAACATGGGGTTGCCGTTGCCTCCCAGACCGTCAGGGGTGCGCTATGTTCTGCAGCTTCACGATCTGTTTCAGTTGCACCTGAAGAACCACCACGCCACCTGGCTTCGTGAAACGGTCTATCGCATCAGTGACAACCTCTCGATTCGTTACTCGGTGAATGTCGCTGATCGTATCTGGACACCTTCGCAATACAGCGCCGATGAGGTGGCACGCGTCTTCCCGTCAGCCGCGCCCAAGGTGCGCGTGCTTTCCAACCTGGTGCCCAGCAGTACCCTTGAGCCCATGCTGCCAGAGCAGCCATTGCCATCTCGTTTCTGGTTGTTGGTTGGTACGCGTGAGCCGCGCAAGAACATCGCTTGGTTCATTGAGCACTGGCACAAGGCACGTCTGACTGATCCGGCCATCCCGGATCTGGTGTTGGTCGGCGGTGGCGAATTCGTTGCGCCGCAACAACGTGAACTGCCGGGAGTACATCTCATGCCCACACTCGGTGATGCCGAGTTGCAGGGGCTATATGGTGCTGCTGAGCGTCTGTGGCATCCCTCCTATGCCGAGGGTTTTGGTTTGCCGGTGATCGAAGCGATGGCCGTCGGCACGCCGGTGGCCGTTGCCAGTGGTACGTCGCTCGACGAGATCGTGCCTGAGGGAACGCCACGCTTCAGTCCTTATGACGCTGCGGCCGTGATCGAACTCATGCATCGCCTTGCTCGTCCCGATGAACCCGATCGCCAGGTCTTGCGTGATTGGGCCAGGCGTTACGCGGAGCAGCCCTATCGCGCCCGCGTTGCCGAACTGCTACAGGAGTTGCAGTCATGA